The proteins below are encoded in one region of Hordeum vulgare subsp. vulgare chromosome 3H, MorexV3_pseudomolecules_assembly, whole genome shotgun sequence:
- the LOC123445251 gene encoding squamosa promoter-binding-like protein 2, whose amino-acid sequence MDSWEPKMPSWDLGTVVAPSGGGGGGGGGGALDLKLGAPTSWRPVPAPVVSVQQQQQQQPPSAATAKRARAGQGQQTVPACSVEGCTADLSRCREYHRRHKVCEAHSKTPVVAVAGQQQRFCQQCSRFHLLGEFDEVKRSCRKRLDGHNRRRRKPQPDPLNPAGLFANHHGVPRFASYPQIFSPTSMAEPKWPGGIAVKTEADAFHEQYYSFNGAASLFHHGKPERKHFPFLTDGGDATFGCQPPAFTITPSSESSSNSSRHSNGKTTMFAHDGGPDHNCALSLLSDNPAPAHIMNPAEAHHLGGGGGVTIQYGGGGGGKVARLHNNGDVSLTGLSYVSLGDKGAPMLLHTSNRSQHAAATATTAVTTSTAPAPTASQMQQYHGYYHHQHQVGADQGNHQDAGGMHALPFSSW is encoded by the exons ATGGATTCTTGGGAGCCCAAGATGCCTTCTTGGGACCTCGGCACGGTGGTCGCGCCCAgcggcggcgggggaggaggaggcggcggcggggcgctgGACCTGAAGCTCGGCGCGCCGACGAGCTGGAGGCCGGTCCCGGCGCCGGTTGTAtcggtgcagcagcagcagcagcagcagccgcctTCCGCGGCGACGGCGAAGCGTGCCCGGGCGGGGCAGGGGCAGCAGACGGTGCCGGCGTGCTCCGTGGAGGGGTGCACGGCCGACCTGTCCCGGTGCCGCGAGTACCACCGCCGGCACAAGGTCTGCGAGGCGCACTCCAAGAcgcccgtcgtcgccgtcgccggccAGCAGCAGCGCTTCTGCCAGCAGTGCAGCAG GTTCCATTTGCTCGGGGAGTTCGACGAGGTGAAGAGGAGCTGCAGGAAGCGGCTCGACGGCCACAACCGGCGCCGCCGGAAGCCGCAGCCGGATCCCCTCAACCCTGCCGGCCTGTTCGCTAATCACCACG GAGTGCCAAGATTTGCGTCGTACCCGCAGATCTTCTCCCCGACGTCCATGGCGGAGCCCAAGTGGCCAGGCGGCATCGCCGTGAAGACGGAGGCCGACGCGTTCCACGAGCAGTACTACTCCTTCAACGGCGCCGCCTCCCTCTTCCACCACGGCAAGCCGGAGAGGAAGCACTTCCCCTTCCTGACCGACGGCGGCGACGCCACGTTCGGCTGCCAGCCGCCGGCGTTCACCATCACCCCTTCCTCGgagagcagcagcaacagcagccggCACAGCAACGGCAAGACCACCATGTTCGCCCACGACGGGGGCCCGGACCACAACTGTGCTCTCTCTCTTCTGTCAGACAACCCGGCGCCGGCGCACATCATGAACCCCGCGGAGGCGCATCAtctcggtggcggcggcggcgtgaccATACAGTACGGCGGTGGAGGCGGCGGCAAGGTGGCGCGGCTGCACAACAACGGCGACGTCTCGCTCACCGGGCTGTCTTACGTGAGCCTGGGTGACAAGGGCGCGCCCATGTTGTTGCACACGTCTAACAGATCACAACACGCCGCTGCTACCGCTACCACTGCCGTTACTACAAGCACAGCTCCAGCTCCGACGGCGTCGCAGATGCAGCAGTACCATGGCTactaccaccaccaacaccaagtgGGCGCTGATCAGGGGAACCACCAGGATGCTGGTGGGATGCATGCCCTTCCCTTCTCGTCATGGTAG